A window of Patescibacteria group bacterium contains these coding sequences:
- a CDS encoding RluA family pseudouridine synthase: protein MQGAHRRRDHPDSRAWAVFPHRDRARTMKKLAVPPEADKMRLDLFLAGALKCARTKAQAHVKAGLVRRAGAAMKPHAPVHAGDVLEIDPVAKAPASRAKLPELDILFEDDSLLVVNKPAGLLVHEAHPGDLSPTLADAAAKHAPKIRKVGEAGRHGIVHRLDKDVSGVIAIPKTQEMFEFLKAAFTNRELGKEYVALVYGKLPKDHDRITFKIARSKSKGRMVARPESQEGKDAVTEYEVIARYKTVTLVKVTIETGRTHQIRTHFRAIDHPVVGDTLYFKKRMKNIRPIEMDRLFLHARRLEIPLPDGTRKAFKAPLPAELEAVLKTLPTV from the coding sequence ATGCAAGGCGCTCATCGTCGCCGGGATCATCCTGATTCTCGTGCATGGGCTGTTTTTCCGCACCGTGATCGTGCTCGGACTATGAAGAAGCTCGCCGTGCCGCCCGAAGCCGACAAGATGCGCCTCGACCTGTTCTTGGCGGGCGCGCTCAAGTGTGCGCGCACCAAGGCGCAGGCCCATGTGAAGGCCGGGCTGGTCCGTCGCGCCGGGGCGGCGATGAAGCCGCACGCGCCGGTGCATGCGGGCGACGTGCTCGAGATCGACCCGGTCGCGAAGGCGCCGGCGTCCAGGGCAAAGCTTCCCGAACTCGACATCCTGTTCGAGGATGATTCCCTGCTCGTCGTGAACAAGCCGGCGGGGCTCTTGGTGCACGAGGCGCACCCGGGCGACCTCTCCCCCACCCTTGCGGATGCCGCCGCAAAGCACGCGCCGAAGATCAGGAAGGTCGGCGAGGCGGGCCGCCACGGCATCGTGCACCGGCTCGACAAGGACGTGTCCGGCGTGATCGCGATCCCGAAGACGCAGGAGATGTTCGAATTCCTCAAAGCCGCCTTCACGAACCGCGAGCTGGGCAAGGAATACGTCGCGCTCGTGTACGGCAAGCTCCCCAAGGACCATGACCGCATCACGTTCAAGATCGCGAGGTCGAAAAGCAAGGGCCGCATGGTGGCGCGCCCGGAGTCGCAGGAAGGCAAGGACGCGGTCACCGAATACGAGGTCATCGCGCGGTACAAGACGGTCACGCTCGTGAAGGTGACGATCGAGACCGGCCGCACGCACCAGATCCGAACCCATTTCCGCGCCATCGACCATCCGGTGGTGGGAGACACGTTGTATTTCAAGAAGCGGATGAAGAACATCCGGCCAATCGAGATGGACCGATTGTTCCTGCACGCGCGGCGGCTGGAAATTCCCCTGCCGGACGGCACCCGCAAGGCGTTTAAGGCCCCGCTCCCCGCCGAGCTCGAAGCCGTCCTGAAGACGCTGCCGACGGTATGA